The Dyadobacter sandarakinus DNA window CACGGTTGAGGTCACCGGCCGTCATGTTACGGATGATTTCCGCATCCTGATTGGCCCACTCCGGATTACCTGCATTGGCGGCAAAAGCCAGGTTCATGGCGCGGTTCAGCAATTCCACCTCCGAAAATGCAAGCGATGCTTCTGCCTGGTTCCGGACTTTGATTACTTCTTCATCACTGGTACCCTTTTCCACAAACTCCCTGATCACTTCGTCCACCGCCTTGTCGGCTTCTTCCAGCGACACGCCGGGATTCAGATTTCCCTTAATCATCAGCAGCCCCGGATCCAGAGATGAAGTTACGCTGGCGCTGATGCTGTTAAACATATTACGTTCTTTCAGCAGCTGCTGATAAAGGCGCGACGACTTTCCGCGGCCCAGGATGTCACTGGCAAGATCTCCCTCATAAAAGCCGGATTCGTACCTGCCCGGCATGTGAAACACTTTCACGAGCATATCGAGGGGTACGGCGGCTGAGGCTTCGAGCACGCGTGCCTCCATCTGAACAGGCTCTTTGGGCAGGCTGCGGATATAAGCCGGACCGGGAGGAATATCGCCGAACCACTTCTTCGACAACTCTTCTACCTGTGCGGCAGTTACGGCGCCTGCTACAACCATCACAGCATTGTTGGGGCGGTAAAAACGAAAGAAAAAGCTGCTTACATCGTCCAGCGAGGCACGTTCAATATGCTGAATGTCCTTGCCGATTGTTGCCCAGCGATAGGGATGTACCTGGTACGCCAGTGGCCGCAGTTTGAGCCACATATCGCCATAGGGCTGGTTCAGGTAGCGCTGCTTGAACTCCTCGATAACCACCTTGCGCTGCACTTCCAGTACATTCGGGTCAAAAGAAAGGCTCAGCATCCGGTCAGATTCAAGCCAAAAAGCCGTTTCTATATTATCAGCAGGAAGTGTAATGTAATAATTGGTGATGTCGGGGGACGTAAATGCATTGTTTTCACCACCTACATTCTGCACGGGAATATCGTAGCTGGGAATATGTTTGGAACCGCCGAACATCAGGTGTTCAAACAAATGCGCAAAGCCGGTACGCTCCTCGTCCTCATCGCGGGAACCCACATTATAAAGGATATTCACAGCCGCCATCGGCGTAGAGAAGTCCTCGTGCACAAAAACCCGCAGGCCATTGTCCAGTGTAAATTGCTTGTAGCGGATCATAAGTCTGAGCGTAATATCATTTAAAACGGCAAAATTAGCTTTGCCACAGAAACCCGTCCCGGTGAAATAGGGTTATAAACAAAGCTAACGCGCAAGTGGGATACCACCAAACCAATCCGAGTTATTAGTCCAAGCCATGCCAAATACCCTCAAATTACTTTGCCTGCTCTTTATTTTCATTTCATTTCGGGGACAGGCACAGCTGCTCAATGACCAGGCTTCGCTGAAAACCATTCAGAATAGTCTTGATAAAATTTACAACTACGAGTTTGAGGAAGCCGAGACCTTTATCGGGCAGGTAGAAAAGAAATACCCCAACCATCCGGTTACCCATATTCTGGATTCCTTTATACTTTTCTGGAAGTACATGCCGATCAAAGACAATCCGGTAAAATCCAAAGAGTACCTCCAAAAGCTGGAAACGTGCCTGAATGCCGTCAATCAGAAGTATGGCAAAAACAGTCTGGACCCGGAGGCGGTATTTTACACAATGGTGGCCCGGGGCTACATGGCCATGATCTATAACTACAAAGGCGAAATGCTGAATGCCGCAGGCGAGGGCAAAAAGGCCTACAATGCATTCATCGAGGGCATGAAGCTGATCAATAAAAATCCTGAATTTTACTTCACCTCAGGCATGTACAACTACTATGTGGAGGTATATCCGGAAGAACACCCGATTGTAAAGCCGCTGCTGGTTTTTTTTAAAGGAGGAGATAAAGCATTGGGATTGAAGCAGGTAGATACTGCTACAAGGCTCGGCACGATCACCCGGGCCGAAGCCTGCTTTTATCTTGCGCATTTGTATCTCAAATATGAAAGCCGCCCCGAAAAGGCAGTACCCTATACCGAGAAGCTGGTGGACCTGTATCCCAAAAACACCATTTTCAGGATGAAAAACATAGAAGGCCTGCTGCTGGCAGGGAAGTATGATGCCGCCAGCCCGGATATTGCGATTTTGAAGAAAGTAAATACCGGCTTTTATC harbors:
- a CDS encoding M16 family metallopeptidase — translated: MIRYKQFTLDNGLRVFVHEDFSTPMAAVNILYNVGSRDEDEERTGFAHLFEHLMFGGSKHIPSYDIPVQNVGGENNAFTSPDITNYYITLPADNIETAFWLESDRMLSLSFDPNVLEVQRKVVIEEFKQRYLNQPYGDMWLKLRPLAYQVHPYRWATIGKDIQHIERASLDDVSSFFFRFYRPNNAVMVVAGAVTAAQVEELSKKWFGDIPPGPAYIRSLPKEPVQMEARVLEASAAVPLDMLVKVFHMPGRYESGFYEGDLASDILGRGKSSRLYQQLLKERNMFNSISASVTSSLDPGLLMIKGNLNPGVSLEEADKAVDEVIREFVEKGTSDEEVIKVRNQAEASLAFSEVELLNRAMNLAFAANAGNPEWANQDAEIIRNMTAGDLNRAARNILRPGNASTLLYRADQKAMA
- a CDS encoding ABC transporter substrate-binding protein, with product MPNTLKLLCLLFIFISFRGQAQLLNDQASLKTIQNSLDKIYNYEFEEAETFIGQVEKKYPNHPVTHILDSFILFWKYMPIKDNPVKSKEYLQKLETCLNAVNQKYGKNSLDPEAVFYTMVARGYMAMIYNYKGEMLNAAGEGKKAYNAFIEGMKLINKNPEFYFTSGMYNYYVEVYPEEHPIVKPLLVFFKGGDKALGLKQVDTATRLGTITRAEACFYLAHLYLKYESRPEKAVPYTEKLVDLYPKNTIFRMKNIEGLLLAGKYDAASPDIAILKKVNTGFYPAAWRTFQGLLEEKGHKNDAAAQHEYLLAIKASYDDQYTKEYHAMAYAGLARIASRANNKAKAKEYYKKCLDKAEYRALIREAKAYK